The genomic DNA TGGTTGGCAGTATCGTTCAGCGTATAATGCTATAAAAACGAGATGTTATCGCTTCGCAATGTGATCAAATGAATGTTGTCCAAATTAAAATATGATTATTATGATATGGCTGCTGGGCTGGGCCTTTCAATTTTTTCTTTCCGTCAGCACCCAGTTATTTTGTAACCGCAACATAAGGAGACCCATATGTTTTGCTACCAATGTCAGGAGACAGCGAAAAACACAGGCTGCACCGTCAAGGGGATGTGCGGAAAACCGGAAGAAACAGCCAACCTCCAGGATCTTCTGATTTTTGTCCTGCGGGGCATCGCCGTCTATGGCGAAGGACTCAAGGGTTTGGGTAAGCCCGACCGTTCCAACGACGACTTCGTGCTTCAGGGGTTGTTCGCCACTATCACCAATGCCAACTGGGATGACGCCCGTTTCGAAGGCATGATTCAAGAAGGTCTGAAACGCCGTGACGCACTCAAGGCAAAGTTCATGGACGCATACAAGGCGAAGCATGGCAAGGACTACGCCGATGCTCTGCCCGATGCAGCAACGTGGAGCGGACCTGCCTCCTCCTTCGCGGAAAAGGCCAAGACGGTCGGCATCCAGGCCACGGCAGACGAAGACGTGCGCTCACTGCGCGAATTCCTGATCATCGGCCTCAAGGGCGTGGCAGCCTACGCCGAACATGCCGCCGTTCTGGGATACCGCAAACCGGAAATCGACGACTTCATGCTGGAGGCCCTGGCGTCCACAACGAAGGACCTGTCCGTGGACGAGATGGTCGGTATGGTCATGAAGGCCGGAGAGGTTGCGGTCACGACCATGGCCCTGCTGGACGAGGCCAACACCTCCACATACGGGCATCCGGAAATCACGGAAGTCAACATCGGCGTTGGCCGCAACCCCGGCATCCTCATCAGCGGCCATGATCTCAAGGACATGGAAGAGTTGCTCAAGCAGACCGAGGGAACGGGCGTCGACGTCTACACGCATGGCGAGATGCTCCCCGCCAACTACTACCCGGCCTTCAAGAAGTATGACCACTTCGTAGGCAACTACGGCGGCTCCTGGTGGCATCAGAATACGGAATTCGAAGATTTCAACGGTCCCATTCTGCTGACGACCAACTGTCTTGTGCCCCTGAAGAAAACCAACACCTACCTCGACCGCCTCTACACTACCGGTATCGTGGGCTATGAGGGAGCCACACACATTCCCGAACGTCCTGAAGGTGGAGCCAAGGACTTCTCGGGGCTCGTCGCCCAAGCCAAGAAATGTTCACCGCCTACGGAACTTGAAAAGGGCACCATCGTCGGCGGATTCGCGCACCATCAGGTGACCGCTTTGGCCGACAAGGTCGTCGATGCCGTCAAATCCGGTGCGATCAAGCGATTCGTGGTCATGGCGGGTTGCGATGGACGCCAAAAGACCCGTGAGTACTACACGGAAGTTGCGGAGAATCTTCCCAAGGACACGGTCATCCTGACCGCCGGATGCGCCAAGTATCGCTACAACAAGCTGGCTC from Paucidesulfovibrio longus DSM 6739 includes the following:
- the hcp gene encoding hydroxylamine reductase; the encoded protein is MFCYQCQETAKNTGCTVKGMCGKPEETANLQDLLIFVLRGIAVYGEGLKGLGKPDRSNDDFVLQGLFATITNANWDDARFEGMIQEGLKRRDALKAKFMDAYKAKHGKDYADALPDAATWSGPASSFAEKAKTVGIQATADEDVRSLREFLIIGLKGVAAYAEHAAVLGYRKPEIDDFMLEALASTTKDLSVDEMVGMVMKAGEVAVTTMALLDEANTSTYGHPEITEVNIGVGRNPGILISGHDLKDMEELLKQTEGTGVDVYTHGEMLPANYYPAFKKYDHFVGNYGGSWWHQNTEFEDFNGPILLTTNCLVPLKKTNTYLDRLYTTGIVGYEGATHIPERPEGGAKDFSGLVAQAKKCSPPTELEKGTIVGGFAHHQVTALADKVVDAVKSGAIKRFVVMAGCDGRQKTREYYTEVAENLPKDTVILTAGCAKYRYNKLALGDIGGIPRVLDAGQCNDSYSLAVIALKLKEIFELEDINDLPVSYDIAWYEQKAVAVLLALLFLGVKGIRLGPTLPGFLSPNVAKVVIEKFDLKPIGTVQEDIAAMMAGK